One window from the genome of Elephas maximus indicus isolate mEleMax1 chromosome 8, mEleMax1 primary haplotype, whole genome shotgun sequence encodes:
- the RP9 gene encoding retinitis pigmentosa 9 protein isoform X3 — translation MVSYFRGLEAKEGPVRGPGGLGEDRRGGERQRLLPGGGGGAGPVYIHLEEEDGAAEDEDHRDVMKNLLLGLSRKMRLSQKTVYQMYQAMNMPGNFWLTHLLKDCGCHWGKKSKLCSAHEDPMYDIIRENKRHEKDVRSQCGTPTDNQVGYLSPLVAYFLETYEKLSLTPACPCYVSSGAFHKWFHSLPAPSPCIPEGCSHMHQASTSAYFWWARG, via the exons ATGGTTTCTTATTTTCGTGGTCTGGAGGCGAAGGAAGGCCCTGTCCGTGGACCGGGCGGCCTTGGCGAGGATCGGCGGGGTGGCGAACGTCAGCGTCTGCTccctggtggtgggggtggtgctGGTCCAGTGTATATTCACCTTGAAGAGGAAGACGGGGCGGCGGAAGACGAAGATCATCGAGATG ttatGAAAAACCTCCTCCTGGGCTTATCAAG GAAGATGAGACTAAGCCAGAAGACTGTATACCAGATGTACCAGGCAATGAACATGCCAGGGAATTTCTGGCTCACGCACCTACTAAAGGACTGTGGATGCCACTGGGGAAAGAAGTCAAAGTTATGCAGT GCACATGAAGATCCCATGTATGACATCATACGAGAGAATAAAAGACATGAAAAGGATGTAAG GTCCCAGTGTGGAACACCTACAGACAACCAAGTAGGATACCTTAGCCCGTTAGTCGCTTACTTTCTGGAGACCTATGAGAAGCTCTCTTTGACTCCTGCCTGTCCATGCTatgtttcttctggtgccttccATAAATGGTTTCACAGCCTTCCTGCTCCTTCACCTTGTATACCAGAGGGATGCTCTCATATGCACCAAGCTTCAACTTCAGCTTATTTCTGGTGGGCCAGAGGATga
- the RP9 gene encoding retinitis pigmentosa 9 protein isoform X1, producing MSSRPGRDDAAAGGARRPREPPEQELQRRREQKRRRHDAQQLQQLKHLESFYEKPPPGLIKEDETKPEDCIPDVPGNEHAREFLAHAPTKGLWMPLGKEVKVMQCWRCKRYGHRTGDKECPFFIKGNQKLEQFRVAHEDPMYDIIRENKRHEKDVRSQCGTPTDNQVGYLSPLVAYFLETYEKLSLTPACPCYVSSGAFHKWFHSLPAPSPCIPEGCSHMHQASTSAYFWWARG from the exons ATGTCCTCTCGGCCGGGGCGCGACGACGCGGCGGCTGGGGGCGCGCGGCGGCCACGGGAGCCGCCCGAGCAGGAGCTGCAGCGGCGCCGGGAGCAGAAACGGCGGCGCCACGACgcgcagcagctgcagcagctcaAGCACCTGGAGTCCTT ttatGAAAAACCTCCTCCTGGGCTTATCAAG GAAGATGAGACTAAGCCAGAAGACTGTATACCAGATGTACCAGGCAATGAACATGCCAGGGAATTTCTGGCTCACGCACCTACTAAAGGACTGTGGATGCCACTGGGGAAAGAAGTCAAAGTTATGCAGT gttGGCGTTGTAAACGGTATGGTCACCGAACAGGCGACAAAGAATGCCCTTTCTTTATCAAAGGCAACCAAAAGTTAGAACAGTTCAGAGTA GCACATGAAGATCCCATGTATGACATCATACGAGAGAATAAAAGACATGAAAAGGATGTAAG GTCCCAGTGTGGAACACCTACAGACAACCAAGTAGGATACCTTAGCCCGTTAGTCGCTTACTTTCTGGAGACCTATGAGAAGCTCTCTTTGACTCCTGCCTGTCCATGCTatgtttcttctggtgccttccATAAATGGTTTCACAGCCTTCCTGCTCCTTCACCTTGTATACCAGAGGGATGCTCTCATATGCACCAAGCTTCAACTTCAGCTTATTTCTGGTGGGCCAGAGGATga
- the RP9 gene encoding retinitis pigmentosa 9 protein isoform X4, whose protein sequence is MVSYFRGLEAKEGPVRGPGGLGEDRRGGERQRLLPGGGGGAGPVYIHLEEEDGAAEDEDHRDVMKNLLLGLSRKMRLSQKTVYQMYQAMNMPGNFWLTHLLKDCGCHWGKKSKLCSAHEDPMYDIIRENKRHEKDVRIQQLKQLLEDSTSDEDGSSSSSSECKEKHKKKKKKEKHKKRKKEKKKKKKRKHKSSKSNESSDSD, encoded by the exons ATGGTTTCTTATTTTCGTGGTCTGGAGGCGAAGGAAGGCCCTGTCCGTGGACCGGGCGGCCTTGGCGAGGATCGGCGGGGTGGCGAACGTCAGCGTCTGCTccctggtggtgggggtggtgctGGTCCAGTGTATATTCACCTTGAAGAGGAAGACGGGGCGGCGGAAGACGAAGATCATCGAGATG ttatGAAAAACCTCCTCCTGGGCTTATCAAG GAAGATGAGACTAAGCCAGAAGACTGTATACCAGATGTACCAGGCAATGAACATGCCAGGGAATTTCTGGCTCACGCACCTACTAAAGGACTGTGGATGCCACTGGGGAAAGAAGTCAAAGTTATGCAGT GCACATGAAGATCCCATGTATGACATCATACGAGAGAATAAAAGACATGAAAAGGATGTAAG GATACAGCAGTTAAAACAGTTACTGGAGGATTCCACCTCGGATGAAGATGGCAGCAGCTCCAGTTCCTCAGAATGTAAAGAGaaacacaagaaaaagaagaagaaagaaaagcataagaaaagaaagaaagaaaagaaaaagaagaaaaaacgaAAGCACAAGTCTTCCAAGTCAAATGAGAGTTCAGACTCAGACTGA
- the RP9 gene encoding retinitis pigmentosa 9 protein isoform X2, with the protein MSSRPGRDDAAAGGARRPREPPEQELQRRREQKRRRHDAQQLQQLKHLESFYEKPPPGLIKEDETKPEDCIPDVPGNEHAREFLAHAPTKGLWMPLGKEVKVMQCWRCKRYGHRTGDKECPFFIKGNQKLEQFRVAHEDPMYDIIRENKRHEKDVRIQQLKQLLEDSTSDEDGSSSSSSECKEKHKKKKKKEKHKKRKKEKKKKKKRKHKSSKSNESSDSD; encoded by the exons ATGTCCTCTCGGCCGGGGCGCGACGACGCGGCGGCTGGGGGCGCGCGGCGGCCACGGGAGCCGCCCGAGCAGGAGCTGCAGCGGCGCCGGGAGCAGAAACGGCGGCGCCACGACgcgcagcagctgcagcagctcaAGCACCTGGAGTCCTT ttatGAAAAACCTCCTCCTGGGCTTATCAAG GAAGATGAGACTAAGCCAGAAGACTGTATACCAGATGTACCAGGCAATGAACATGCCAGGGAATTTCTGGCTCACGCACCTACTAAAGGACTGTGGATGCCACTGGGGAAAGAAGTCAAAGTTATGCAGT gttGGCGTTGTAAACGGTATGGTCACCGAACAGGCGACAAAGAATGCCCTTTCTTTATCAAAGGCAACCAAAAGTTAGAACAGTTCAGAGTA GCACATGAAGATCCCATGTATGACATCATACGAGAGAATAAAAGACATGAAAAGGATGTAAG GATACAGCAGTTAAAACAGTTACTGGAGGATTCCACCTCGGATGAAGATGGCAGCAGCTCCAGTTCCTCAGAATGTAAAGAGaaacacaagaaaaagaagaagaaagaaaagcataagaaaagaaagaaagaaaagaaaaagaagaaaaaacgaAAGCACAAGTCTTCCAAGTCAAATGAGAGTTCAGACTCAGACTGA